The sequence ttctcaTAGGTATATTAAATGTCTACATTTCTCTTAAACTTTTAAGTTCTCTTTGTTCCAATTATAATCACAAACTTTGGAATACCTTTCAACTTACAATCACTATCAAAAATCGAATACCTAGGGCAgggtgtgatggttcatgcctgtaatcccaacacttcgggaggtcgaggcaagCAGATAGCCTGAGCCTGGGACTTCAAgacaagactgggcaacatggcaaaagccagtgtccacaaaaaaaaaaaaaaaaaaaaaaaaaaaattagccaggcatggtggcacacacctgtggtcccagctatttgggaggccaaggtgggttgatCATCTAAACCTGGGgaggccggccgggcgcggtggctcaagcctgtaatcccagcactttgggaggccgagatgggcggatcacgaggtcaggagatcgagaccatcctggctaacacggtgaaaccccgtctctactaagaaatacaaaaaatagccgggcgaggtggcagcgcctgtagtcccagctactcgggaggctgaggctggagaatggcgtgaacccgggaggcggagcttgcagtgagctgagatccggccactgcactccagcctgggctacagagcgagactccgtctcaaaaaaaaaaaaaaaaacctggggaggccaaggctgcagtgaggcatgatcgtgccaccacactccagcctgggtgacagagtgacacctcgtctcaaaacacacacacacacaaatacttagATATTTTACATGAGAATTAGATTTATCTATCAGATACTCTACCATGCCAGATTTCCTTACAATTACAGAAAATAGCAAACACATATTGTTTGTAAACACAACGCAAAAACGTTAATGCTCTGGTTTCTATCTGCCTTGTCATTCCATTATTTGACTCCATTTTCGAGGTTAGAAACTTACTGTACGGTGgccgggcgaagtggctcacacctgtaatcccagtactttgggaggccaaggagggtggatctcctgaggtcaggagttcgagactggcctggccaacatgatggaaccccgtctctactaaaaatacaaagaaaattaaccgggtgtggtggcaggcgcctctaatcccagctactcgggaggctgaggcaggagaatcacgagAATCCAGGTTGGAggttggagattgcagtgagccgagatcgcgccactgcactccagccagcgcgacaagagcgaaactccatctcaaaacaaacagaaactcaGTGTAAGAAAACAATGCAACCCAAGGCATTTGGGGTGACCTTCACATTGCCTGGGGGTGCCGAGGGACCAGAGATGCTGGCCATGGACTAAGGTCTGGGTATTCTCAGGCAGCAGGGACAAGGTGGGCTTTTTTCCTGGTTGCTAAACCCACGTCAAAGTCCAGCTCAGGGACTGGAGCTCAAGAAACCCACCACCCATTCTCCAGTCCGACCGGGGACCTGCATGCGCCTGTGCCGTGCTGCCCTGAGTCCTCCAATCCTCCACACTCTTCATCTGTTAGGTACACGTCTGCACCCCAGCCTGCAAAAGTTCCAGGTTCCTCTCAGGGGCAGGGACCCGCACGCCGGCCCAGGGCTTGGCACGCGGGGGCGCTGAAACAGGGCCAGGCCTGGTTTCCAGCCGATCGTCATAGTCCCCAGGCCCAGCAACCTTCCTCACAAAGGCATCGTTAAGAGGCGGGGAAACAAGAGCCAGGAGAGGGGCGCGGAACGGCGGGCGGGACGAACTACCAGCTCCGCGTCCCGGCCAGCTGCGTCGAGCCAGGGGCACAGCAGCTGGTGTGCGGTTCGAAAACTAGGAATGGGAAGGTTCGGGGCCCGCTCGGCTCCGGAGGCAGTCGGCGGGCAGTCCCTGGCGGCGTTGGGACAGTCAGTCGCAGCCGGGTACAGGAGCCCGGTTGGCCCTCAGACCGCGACTCCCGGAAGGCCTTGCGAGCGGGGCCGCGCCCGCGCCGTCTCTTGCCGGAAGGTGCGAATTAGGGCGCTCGATTGTGGGCGGGGGCGGAAAGAGGCGCGCTTTAAAGTGGTAACAGATGGTTTTCTTATCCAATAGGATTTAAAAATTTGTCCTTACCCGGCCAACCGCGGAAGTAGGGTAGGCGGGCGGCCAATGGGCACACGACGGGGGGCGGAGCCGAGGCCTCCGAAGCGGAAGTGGGTTGCTGTTGAGGCGGCGGCATCTTTCTCGAGGGGCTCTCCTGGGCGGCTGGAGAAGCAGCTTCTTCTCTCGAGTGCGACGGCGGCGGCTCCTGCGGACCTAACTAGCTCCAGGTTAGGCTGGGCTTTGCGGGGAAGCAGCGGCAAATCAGGGCCTGTGCAGATGCGAGGTTTAGGCGGCTTCGCGGCCTACAGAGGCCTCGGCCCGCGCGGCTCCACCCGGCCGAGACTCCGCAGCCCGGGACCTCGAGCCAGCTCTGGCCGCTCGCACCGCCTTCCGCGCGGGCGCACCTAACCCGGCTTGGCGCGGGCGACAGAAGTTAAGAGGCCTGCGTCTGGGTCTCGGCTCACCCTGGCGGGCCGCGGCCATGGGGCTTAGTCCATAGCTTaggaagggaaactgaggctctgggaaGGGCAGGAACGCCCCCAAGGTCACTCGGAGAGTCGGGCAGGGTGTGCTCTTAGTGGGGAGACCTGGGCAGGGTTTTTGTTCCCCGCTGACGACGTCTCCTTTGTGTGTTCGTGCCGCCGCCCCGCCATCGTGGGGCCTGCGAGTTTGCCCGGGTGCCCGGGTGCCCGGGCCGCGTGGCGGGGCCTTTTGTAGGTCGGGAGGATCTGAGTACGGGTGCGGGACTGACAGTGTGGGGCGCCGAGGTCGCAGTCTAAAACTTGGTAGGGCCTCGACTTCCGGACGCGCTTCCGGGCCCCGGCTGATGGTTGGTGGAACGTGTGACTGTGAGGCTTGCGGCCCAGCCCTGCACCGCTCGGGCCCTTCACCCTCTGGCGCGCCTGTAGGCTGGCGTATGAAGATTCTCAAGACCCGAAAAAGAGTTGCTAGTAAACACCGCTTTTCCGCCTTTGATCCATCGAGGAAACAGGGAAAAGGATAGAGCTTGGGCAAGCAGTTTTGGTAGGGATTTCAGCTTTTGTCTTTCACTTGTCGGTTCCCATAGACGTTCACAGTCTTAATAACCTTCGTTCTGTTTCTGCACGAAGTTCTTGAGCCAGACGTTGGGTCTCAGCTCTGGAATCTGACTTACAGTGTCCAAGTGGTTGGGGAGACTGAGGTCCAGAAAAGTGAGGTagtctgcccaaggtcacaaagccgGCTCTTTGGCAGCAGATGAGATTAAGTCTTAACTGCAGGATTAGGCTTTTGAATTCGGTGACCAGGAGTTTTGGGACCGCTGACAGTAAAAGAGACATTGAAGggaatgttttgttgttttcttggtGTTTTACTTGTTAATGGACAAGGATACATTGGGTTCAGTTTTACTGTGAGTTTGAGATGAAATAGGGACATTTGAGTAGCAAGCTGTGTTGCTGGCTTTTGTATTGCCTGAATTTGAGCTTCCAAAAATCTTACTTTAATACATCGTTTATTGATCTTAAATTACTACCTTTGTAAGGAGCTTTTGTAAACATTGTTTTTCTAATCTTCATGAAATCTTAATGCCATACGTAAACTATTTTTATAGAATGTATACACATCTGTGCTTTGTACATAAAATGAGTAAGATATTTCACTCTCCTCAAGATCGAAGTAGCATATTTTTGAGGTGTCCTGTATGCCAAACTTACAGCAGTCAACAGTCGTGGTGCTGGCCCTCCTGTAGCTGGGTGAGGATGGAGGGAATAAGagatacctcattttattgtgctttgcacaTATTGCCTTTTTTGCAAGGTGAAGGTTTATAGCAAGTATTCGTCGAGCAAGTCTGTAAGTGccagccatttttccaacagcatgcgCTCACTTCGTGTCTCTTGTGTCAAGTTTTGGTaattcacaatatttcaaactttttttttttttgagatggaatctcagtcacccaggatggagtgcaatggcatgttctcggcctcactgtaacctctgctgcctgggctcaagtgattctcctgccccagcctccggagtagctgggattacaggcacatactaccacacccagctaatttttgtatttttagtggagacgggctttcaccatgttggccaggctgatctcgaactcctgacctcaagtgatctgcctgccttggccttccaaagtgttgggattacaggcatgaaccaccatgcccagccccaaactttttcattattgcaTCTGTTACGGTGAGCTGTGGTCAGTGTTTTGGGTTACCATGAATAGCACTAatataagatggtgaacttaacTGGTAAAAGTTGGGTGTCTAGTAACAGTTCCACTGACTGGCAGTTCCCAGTCTCTCTTCTCAGGCCTCTCTATTCCTTGagacacaatattgaaattaggccagtcaGTGACCCTGCAGTGTCCAGACAAAAGGAGCAGTCAGTTGAATCTCTCTTACTTTAAATCAAGTTAAGAAATGATTAACCTTAGTGAGAAAGGCATATCAAAAGttgagataggccaaaagctaggcctcttgtgctgAACGACAGTtggccaagttgtgaatgcaaaggaagagTTCTTGAAATTAAAATGCTACCCCAGTGAACGCATGAATGATTAGccaaacagccttattgctgatagggagaaagttttagtggtctggatagatcaaACCATCCGTGACATTCCCTTAAGCGAAAGCCTAATCCAGATttaaggccctaactctcttcagttctgtgaagagtgagaaaggtgaggaagctgcagaagaaaagtttgaaactggcagaggttggttcatgaggtttaaggaaggaAGCCGCCTCTGTAATGTGAAAGTGTGAGGTTGAGGCAGTAAGCattgatgtagaagctgcagcaagttatgcAGAATATATAGCTaaaataattgatgaaggtggccacACTGAACAACAGACTTTCAATGTAAATGAAACAGccttatatggaaaaaaaaatactatctaggactttcatagccaGAGAAAGATCAATGCgtggcttcaaaggacaggctgattctcttgttaggggctaatgtgACCCGTGACTAAATTGTaaccagtgctcatttaccattctgaaaatcctagggcccttaagaattatgcagAAATCTACTGTGTGCTGATCGGTGAAACAAGAAAGCCTGTGTAGTAGCATATCTGTTTACAGTatgttttactgaatattttaagcccactattgagatctacagctcagaaaaaaaaagatttctttcaaaatattactgctcactgaGAATGTGCTTAGTCACCAAAGAGGTCTAATGGAGATGAATGAGATTAATGTTAACATCtgttctgcagcccatggatcaaggagtaatttcaactctCAAATCTTACTTAAGAAATGCATTTTGGGGCTgagcacgttggctcatgcctgtactcgcagcgctttgggaggccaaagcaggtggatcccttgagctcaggagttagagaccagcctgggcagcatagtgagaccaccCCCTCCACTGccaatctcttaaaaaaaaaaaaaaaaaaaaaagggcggga is a genomic window of Macaca mulatta isolate MMU2019108-1 chromosome 5, T2T-MMU8v2.0, whole genome shotgun sequence containing:
- the LOC144341078 gene encoding uncharacterized protein LOC144341078, whose product is MGRFGARSAPEAVGGQSLAALGQSVAAGYRSPVGPQTATPGRPCERGRARAVSCRKDLKICPYPANRGSRVGGRPMGTRRGAEPRPPKRKWVAVEAAASFSRGSPGRLEKQLLLSSATAAAPADLTSSRLGWALRGSSGKSGPVQMRGLGGFAAYRGLGPRGSTRPRLRSPGPRASSGRSHRLPRGRT